A section of the Paramisgurnus dabryanus chromosome 4, PD_genome_1.1, whole genome shotgun sequence genome encodes:
- the LOC135735505 gene encoding uncharacterized protein isoform X1 — MEQNTIITLAFVWFFAHQRISGTVVKMNVKPRDNVTLFCDSSIPLSYFIVWFRNCSHENQPSLLINAEHFFKGTFPRFNFEHNSSSNSYDLHIKNISVFDEGIYYCAKAEKKIGGIQSSRFEYQYGNRSTHLTVLVSGRSEMSSSTVSPPPPVSDCFLCWTLLVSVSVVCFLLCFICVYCLCQKKTTDAVTDPKEKINMPSRNSFEEKSAFQGDDEEVSYASLDVKTRRQKQLKKKQQQTSDFSFYAPLRTDTVQNF, encoded by the exons ATGGAGCAAAATACCATCATCACACTTGCGT TTGTTTGGTTCTTTGCACATCAGAGAATTTCTGGGACAGTAGTGAAGATGAACGTTAAACCAAGAGACAATGTCACTCTTTTCTGTGATTCTTCCATACCACTTAGTTACTTCATTGTTTGGTTTAGAAACTGCTCGCATGAAAATCAGCCATCGCTTTTGATAAATGCCGAACACTTTTTCAAGGGGACCTTTCCACGTTTTAACTTTGAGCACAACAGCTCCAGTAACTCTTATGATCTACATATTAAAAACATCAGCGTATTTGATGAAGGAATCTATTACTGTGCAAAAGCAGAAAAGAAAATAGGTGGCATCCAAAGCTCAAGGTTTGAGTACCAGTATGGAAACAGGAGCACTCATCTGACTGTCTTGG TGTCTGGCCGTAGTGAGATGTCCAGCAGCACCgtctctcctcctcctcctgtATCAGACTGTTTCCTCTGCTGGACACTGCTGGTCAGTGTTTCTGTTGTGTGTTTTCTCCTCTGCTTCATCTGTGTGTACTGCCTCTGTCAGAAGAAAACTACAG ATGCTGTAACAGATCCTAAAGAAAAGATAAACATGCCTAGTAGAAATAGCTTTGAG GAAAAATCTGCATTTCAGGGTGATGATGAAGAAGTGTCTTATGCTTCCTTGGATGTGAAAACCAGAAGACAGAAACAACTCAAGAAGAAACAACAGCAGACTTCTGACTTCAGTTTTTATGCTCCACTTAGAACAGACACGGTACAGAACTTCTGA
- the LOC135735507 gene encoding uncharacterized protein translates to MERSRVTVLSYVLLLFSQTIIYGEEIEIKVRPGDNITLYCDRPLTNGYIVWIRNCSQEDHPSLIIDHNLMYKTTFPHLSFLQNSNNNSLDLHISNITVSDLGLYYCAEFKRVSGVQYRGNRTTRLSLDVTSCSGAFSSTVSPPPPVSDCFHHWVLLVSVCVVCFLLCFICVYCLCQKKTTGYESAKMFTVNVIKMDPTEKHQCEMSKTGRFCHHSEVTYRLLPSEHHYEKM, encoded by the exons ATGGAGAGATCAAGAGTTACTGTGCTTTCAT ATGTACTGTTACTGTTCAGTCAGACAATAATCTATGGAGAAGAAATCGAGATAAAGGTCAGACCAGGAGACAACATAACTCTCTACTGTGACCGCCCTTTAACTAATGGTTACATCGTATGGATAAGAAACTGCTCTCAGGAAGATCATCCCTCTCTCATAATAGATCACAACttaatgtacaaaacaactttCCCACATTTAAGCTTTCTTCAAAACTCCAACAATAATTCTTTAGACCTTCATATAAGTAACATTACAGTCTCTGATCTGGGACTCTACTACTGTGCTGAATTCAAGAGAGTATCAGGAGTGCAATATCGTGGAAACCGAACAACACGTCTCTCTCTCGATG TAACTTCATGTTCTGGAGCCTTTAGCAGCACCgtctctcctcctcctcctgtATCAGACTGTTTCCACCACTGGGTGCTGTTGGtcagtgtttgtgttgtgtgttttctcCTCTGCTTCATCTGTGTCTACTGCCTCTGTCAGAAGAAAACTACAG gtTATGAGAGTGCAAAGATGTTCACAGTAAATGTTATAAAG ATGGATCCGACAGAGAAACATCAATGTGAGATGAGTAAGACTGGAAGGTTCTGCCATCATTCTGAAGTTACTTACAGACTCCTGCCATCTGAACATCACTATGAAAAGATGTGA
- the LOC135735505 gene encoding uncharacterized protein isoform X2: MEQNTIITLAFVWFFAHQRISGTVVKMNVKPRDNVTLFCDSSIPLSYFIVWFRNCSHENQPSLLINAEHFFKGTFPRFNFEHNSSSNSYDLHIKNISVFDEGIYYCAKAEKKIGGIQSSRFEYQYGNRSTHLTVLVSGRSEMSSSTVSPPPPVSDCFLCWTLLVSVSVVCFLLCFICVYCLCQKKTTDAVTDPKEKINMPSRNSFEGDDEEVSYASLDVKTRRQKQLKKKQQQTSDFSFYAPLRTDTVQNF, from the exons ATGGAGCAAAATACCATCATCACACTTGCGT TTGTTTGGTTCTTTGCACATCAGAGAATTTCTGGGACAGTAGTGAAGATGAACGTTAAACCAAGAGACAATGTCACTCTTTTCTGTGATTCTTCCATACCACTTAGTTACTTCATTGTTTGGTTTAGAAACTGCTCGCATGAAAATCAGCCATCGCTTTTGATAAATGCCGAACACTTTTTCAAGGGGACCTTTCCACGTTTTAACTTTGAGCACAACAGCTCCAGTAACTCTTATGATCTACATATTAAAAACATCAGCGTATTTGATGAAGGAATCTATTACTGTGCAAAAGCAGAAAAGAAAATAGGTGGCATCCAAAGCTCAAGGTTTGAGTACCAGTATGGAAACAGGAGCACTCATCTGACTGTCTTGG TGTCTGGCCGTAGTGAGATGTCCAGCAGCACCgtctctcctcctcctcctgtATCAGACTGTTTCCTCTGCTGGACACTGCTGGTCAGTGTTTCTGTTGTGTGTTTTCTCCTCTGCTTCATCTGTGTGTACTGCCTCTGTCAGAAGAAAACTACAG ATGCTGTAACAGATCCTAAAGAAAAGATAAACATGCCTAGTAGAAATAGCTTTGAG GGTGATGATGAAGAAGTGTCTTATGCTTCCTTGGATGTGAAAACCAGAAGACAGAAACAACTCAAGAAGAAACAACAGCAGACTTCTGACTTCAGTTTTTATGCTCCACTTAGAACAGACACGGTACAGAACTTCTGA